In a genomic window of Deltaproteobacteria bacterium:
- a CDS encoding phosphatase PAP2 family protein has translation MGAVAALVLLCATPARGRVESSPFEVSLARDLTILAAGATLWAGIGGVASELPASVTCNPCDRAGVNAMDRPVVNYHSAGARRASDLLVAALPTLAVGGFFFDLGRWGWRGVAEDVLLAAQAMALTGAVQQLTALAVRRPRPFMYRGDTDERRDNADANMSFFSGHTASAFAAAVSFATIFTLRRPHSRFRAVVWVASLLLASAVPLCRVAAGKHFWSDVLAGAAVGTSVGILVPLLHRRPRWSEGVQLSASATGIGLVGQF, from the coding sequence GTGGGAGCGGTTGCCGCGCTGGTCCTGCTCTGCGCCACGCCCGCCCGGGGGCGTGTGGAGTCCTCGCCCTTCGAGGTCTCCCTGGCGCGAGACCTCACGATTCTGGCCGCCGGCGCGACGCTGTGGGCCGGCATCGGGGGGGTGGCGAGCGAGCTGCCGGCCTCGGTGACCTGCAACCCGTGCGACCGTGCCGGCGTGAACGCCATGGATCGCCCGGTGGTGAACTACCACTCGGCGGGGGCGCGGCGGGCGAGCGATCTCCTCGTGGCCGCCCTGCCGACGCTCGCCGTGGGCGGGTTCTTTTTTGACCTAGGGCGCTGGGGCTGGCGCGGCGTGGCGGAGGACGTCCTGCTCGCGGCGCAGGCGATGGCGCTGACGGGGGCGGTGCAGCAGCTCACCGCGCTCGCGGTGCGCAGGCCGCGTCCCTTCATGTACCGCGGCGACACCGACGAGCGGCGGGACAACGCCGACGCGAACATGTCCTTCTTCTCGGGTCACACCGCGAGCGCCTTCGCCGCGGCGGTCTCGTTCGCGACGATCTTCACCTTGCGGCGACCGCACAGCCGCTTCCGGGCGGTGGTCTGGGTGGCGAGTCTCCTGCTCGCCTCTGCCGTGCCCCTCTGCCGCGTGGCCGCGGGCAAGCACTTCTGGTCAGACGTACTCGCAGGTGCCGCGGTAGGCACCTCGGTCGGGATCCTGGTGCCGCTGCTGCACCGTCGGCCACGCTGGAGCGAGGGGGTGCAGCTCAGCGCGTCTGCTACCGGGATCGGGCTCGTGGGGCAGTTCTAG
- a CDS encoding cupin domain-containing protein — MTRIKAGLVPSLVLTLGLCLSPAAQADHHEGKAGAKAGAKAGAKAGAKAGAKKDPAADKSWRKGPDPIEVGPTVYKTIFENERVRVNEVTFKPKAKIASHWHPDHVVYVISGGKLKITGEDGKEQVMDLKKGMTAMLPTGSHSAVHAGGGTIKVVQVELKK; from the coding sequence ATGACGCGTATCAAGGCGGGACTTGTTCCATCGCTAGTACTCACGCTTGGACTGTGCCTGAGCCCCGCGGCGCAGGCTGACCATCACGAGGGGAAGGCGGGGGCGAAGGCGGGAGCGAAGGCCGGGGCGAAGGCGGGAGCGAAGGCCGGGGCGAAGAAGGACCCGGCGGCCGACAAGAGCTGGCGCAAGGGCCCCGATCCCATCGAGGTCGGCCCGACGGTCTACAAGACGATCTTCGAGAACGAGCGCGTGCGGGTGAACGAGGTGACGTTCAAGCCGAAGGCCAAGATCGCGTCGCACTGGCACCCCGATCACGTGGTCTACGTCATCAGCGGCGGCAAGCTGAAGATCACCGGCGAGGACGGCAAGGAGCAGGTCATGGACCTGAAGAAGGGCATGACGGCGATGCTGCCCACCGGCTCCCACTCGGCGGTGCACGCCGGCGGGGGCACGATCAAGGTCGTGCAGGTCGAGCTGAAGAAGTAA